A genomic segment from Xiphophorus maculatus strain JP 163 A chromosome 6, X_maculatus-5.0-male, whole genome shotgun sequence encodes:
- the LOC102223652 gene encoding uncharacterized protein LOC102223652: MSAGLSVADPVTQTDTDRDSRQMSAPHQPLQHRDWTPGIIPGMSKHIVHRNLFTQRVCCKRQSHFVYIGQDISGSPVSVDVGMCRSRCGMAIRSSPEARQQEYSKHSSMLEFLRSKKMRTHDSAAPEISEPLTRLPSCGANQMCEPTGMRVERLLLFEGPREVEVIEECHCEVKLTQCIRVPALRTYYLETPYETVIDVGGCSRSKGTPEGFSCVPTKFDSALLETPNKVDVVQTVSACELKESCYRVPHVEYYYETVQHADGLKEERLKEVDVGRCSGGCTTGNRCLLRSPSDLGNCLLWSDRESSSCVPQGYESHSFINQHEQLRTFLSITSCRCQN, translated from the exons ATGAGCGCAGGCCTCTCTGTGGCTGACCCGGTGACCCAGACAGACACTGACCGTGACAGCAGACAGATGTCTGCTCCTCATCAACCTCTGCAGCACCGAGACTGGACACCCGGGATTATCCCGGGAA tgagCAAACACATCGTTCACAGAAACCTGTTTACACAACGAGTGTGCTGCAAGAGGCAGAGTCACTTTGTGTACATTGGGCAAG ACATTTCCGGGAGTCCTGTCAGCGTAGATGTGGGAATGTGTAGGTCACGTTGTGGGATGGCCATAAGATCATCGCCTGAAGCAAGACAGCAAGAATACTCAAAACATTCCTCCATGTTGGAATTTCTAAGGAGCAAGAAG ATGCGGACGCACGACTCGGCTGCCCCAGAAATCTCAGAGCCGCTGACCCGGCTGCCCTCCTGCGGGGCGAACCAGATGTGCGAGCCGACGGGGATGCGGGTGGAGCGGCTGCTGCTGTTTGAGGGGCCCCGGGAGGTGGAGGTCATCGAGGAGTGCCACTGCGAGGTCAAGCTGACCCAGTGCATCCGAGTCCCAGCTCTGAGGACTTACTACTTAGAAACACCGTACGAGACGGTAATAGACGTGGGAGGATGTTCCCGCTCTAAAGGAACCCCAG AGGGTTTTTCCTGCGTCCCCACAAAGTTTGACTCAGCGCTGCTGGAAACTCCTAACAAAGTGGATGTGGTCCAGACCGTGTCGGCCTGCGAGCTGAAGGAAAGCTGCTACAGGGTCCCCCATGTGGAGTACTACTATGAAACAGTCCAGCATGCAGATGGACTCAAAGAAGAAAGGCTCAAa GAAGTAGATGTGGGCAGATGTTCGGGAGGTTGCACAACAGGAAACCGATGCCTTCTCAG gagtcCATCTGATCTGGGAAACTGCCTGCTGTGGTCAGACAGAGAGTCCAGTTCCTGCGTTCCTCAGGGATACGAGAGCCACAGCTTCATCAACCAGCATGAGCAGCTTCGTACTTTCCTCTCCATCACCTCCTGCCGCTGCCAAAACTGA